A region from the Onychostoma macrolepis isolate SWU-2019 chromosome 18, ASM1243209v1, whole genome shotgun sequence genome encodes:
- the sema6dl gene encoding sema domain, transmembrane domain (TM), and cytoplasmic domain, (semaphorin) 6D, like isoform X4, with protein MGWRELTIDLLLLLLLVASHLEAVSFPEDNIPLDVVDQHYARQYPVFRGRPSGNESQHRLDFQLMTKIHDTLFIAGRDQVYLVSLRESYRNEIIPYRKLTWRSGQADRETCAMKGKHRDECHNFIKVLVPRNDDLVFICGTNGFNPMCRYYRLDNLEFDGEEISGLARCPFDAKQTNVALFADGKLYSATVADFLASDAVIYRSMGDGSALRTIKYDSKWLKEPHFLHAVDYGDFVYFFFREIAAEHNNLGKAVYSRVARICKNDMGGSQRVLEKHWTSFVKARLNCSVPGESFFYFDVLQAITDIININGVPSVVGVFTTQLNSIPGSAVCAFSMADIEKAFRGRFKEQKTPDSVWTPFPEEKLPKPRPGCCAGHGSAESYKTSIEFPDETLQFIKSHPLMDASVPSIGDEPWFTKTRVRYRLTALAVDNSAGPHKNYTVVFIGSEAGIVLKVLAKTSPLSLNDSVLLEEIDVFNQAKCLSSNEDDRRILSFHLDKDTHTLYVAFSSCVVRIPLSRCERHSSCQKSCIASRDPYCGWMSHGACERIPAAMQTGYEQDVEYGNTAHLGDCHEFLATTSAPDFKSYGDPTSGVWEIQAGESNQMVHMNILISCVLAAFLLGAFIAGMVVYCYRDAFLRTPRKIQKDAESAQSCTDSTGSFAKLNGLFDSPVKEYQPTMDTPKLYTNLLSNGREVPTTGDTKTMLLSGQPPELAALPTPESTPVLQQKSLQPIKNQWERAHGKISGSRKDGPPNSPQYLPSSPPPHSTISNPQIPSAVVLPNATHENKASFSTPEGPQAEKKIQNSDQHGSKSGRKDQRRTVDARNTLNDLLKHLNDSNPKAIMVEMPKSRQHLMLEPIVSPTEIPPKVPSREASLYSPSSSLPRNSPTKRLDVPTTPTSPTGQMGTLERQRYHRSSSQRHSISSPPKGLHSPSGAIVSRQPNMNRGGYMPPTPTPPTRLDSHGVPMAMTPSVSRQSSYSGHGSLPRTSIKRTPSLKPDVPPKPNGFAPQTAQMRAVNKYSY; from the exons ATGGGGTGGCGAGAACTGACGATTGACCTGCTGCTGCTACTGCTGCTGGTGGCATCCCATCTGGAGGCTGTGAGCTTTCCTGAGGACAACATCCCTTTAGACGTTGTGGACCAACACT ATGCACGACAGTACCCCGTGTTTCGTGGACGTCCCTCTGGCAACGAATCTCAGCACAGACTGGACTTTCAGCTCATGACCAAGATACACGATACGCTTTTCATCGCGGGCAG gGACCAGGTGTATTTAGTGAGTCTGAGAGAGTCCTACAGGAACGAGATTATTCCATACAGG AAGCTGACGTGGCGGTCGGGACAGGCGGACAGGGAAACGTGCGCCATGAAGGGAAAGCACAGA GACGAGTGCCATAATTTCATTAAAGTCCTGGTTCCAAGAAACGATGATCTTGTGTTCATCTGCGGAACAAATGGTTTCAACCCCATGTGCCGTTACTACAGG TTGGATAACTTGGAGTTTGATGGGGAAGAGATCAGCGGTTTGGCCCGATGCCCGTTTGACGCCAAGCAGACGAACGTTGCCCTGTTTGCTG ATGGTAAGCTGTACTCAGCAACAGTGGCAGACTTCCTGGCCAGCGATGCTGTGATTTACCGCAGCATGGGAGATGGTTCTGCCCTTCGCACCATCAAGTATGACTCCAAGTGGTTAAAAG AGCCACACTTTCTCCATGCCGTGGATTATGGggattttgtttacttttttttcagagAAATCGCAGCCGAGCACAACAACTTGGGAAAG GCGGTTTACTCCAGAGTGGCTCGGATCTGTAAAAATGACATGGGAGGGTCTCAGCGGGTGCTGGAAAAACACTGGACATCTTTTGTTAAGGCTCGCCTGAACTGTTCCGTTCCTGGAGAATCGTTTTTCTACTTTGACGTCCTTCAGGCTATTACGGACATCATCAACATTAATGGGGTGCCTTCTGTGGTTGGAGTTTTCACCACCCAGTTGAACAG TATCCCTGGCTCTGCGGTGTGTGCGTTCTCCATGGCAGACATCGAGAAAGCATTCCGTGGCCGTTTCAAAGAGCAAAAGACGCCAGATTCAGTGTGGACACCATTTCCAGAGGAGAAGCTGCCCAAGCCCAG ACCCGGCTGCTGTGCGGGACACGGTTCAGCAGAGTCTTACAAAACCTCCATCGAGTTTCCAGACGAGACCCTTCAGTTCATCAAGTCACACCCACTCATGGACGCCTCAGTCCCCTCCATTGGAGACGAACCGTGGTTCACCAAAACAAGAGTCAG GTACAGGCTCACGGCACTCGCCGTTGATAACAGCGCAGGACCCCACAAGAATTACACAGTGGTTTTCATTGGCTCTGAGGCAGGCATCGTGCTAAAAGTTCTGGCCAAGACATCCCCACTGTCTTTGAATGACAGCGTCCTACTGGAGGAGATTGACGTTTTCAACCAAGCCAA GTGTTTATCCAGCAATGAGGACGATCGGCGAATTCTGTCTTTCCACCTAGATAAAGACACCCACACACTCTATGTGGCCTTTTCCAGCTGTGTGGTCAGAATACCACTCAGCCGCTGTGAACGACACAGTTCCTGTCAAAA GTCTTGCATTGCTTCTAGAGACCCATACTGTGGCTGGATGTCACATGGAGCTTGTGAGCGTATTCCTGCAGCTATGCA AACTGGTTATGAGCAAGATGTTGAATATGGCAACACAGCTCACCTCGGCGATTGTCATG AATTTTTGGCCACTACATCAGCGCCAGATTTCAAATCATATGGCGACCCAACCTCTG GTGTGTGGGAAATACAAGCAGGTGAATCTAACCAGATGGTGCACATGAATATCCTTATCTCCTGTGTGTTAGCTGCATTTCTGCTTGGTGCATTCATCGCTGGCATGGTCGTTTACTGCTATAGAGATGCCTTCCTTCGCACTCCACGCAAGATCCAAAAAGATGCAGAGTCAGCACAGTCTTGCACTGATTCCACTGGTAGCTTTGCCAAGCTTAACGGTCTGTTCGACAGTCCTGTGAAAGAGTACCAACCAACTATGGATACTCCCAAACTTTACACCAACCTGTTGAGCAATGGGAGGGAGGTGCCAACCACCGGAGACACAAAGACGATGCTCCTGAGTGGACAGCCACCAGAACTAGCAGCACTGCCTACACCCGAGTCCACACCTGTGCTTCAACAGAAGAGCCTTCAGCCAATTAAAAACCAATGGGAGAGAGCTCATGGAAAGATAAGTGGCTCCCGCAAAGATGGGCCACCCAACAGCCCGCAGTACCTTCCCTCCAGTCCCCCTCCCCATTCTACCATCAGCAACCCCCAAATCCCCAGTGCCGTGGTACTGCCCAATGCCACACATGAGAACAAGGCATCCTTCAGTACTCCTGAAGGGCCTCAAGCAGAAAAGAAGATCCAGAATAGTGATCAACATGGTTCCAAATCTGGCCGTAAAGACCAGCGGCGCACTGTGGATGCCAGGAACACGCTGAATGACCTCTTGAAGCATCTGAATGATAGCAACCCAAAGGCCATCATGGTGGAGATGCCCAAATCCCGACAGCACCTGATGCTGGAACCCATTGTAAGCCCAACAGAGATTCCCCCCAAAGTCCCAAGCCGAGAGGCCTCCTTGTACTCTCCCTCTTCCTCTCTGCCCAGGAATAGTCCGACCAAGAGACTGGATGTCCCGACTACACCAACATCGCCCACAGGGCAGATGGGAACTCTCGAGAGACAACGGTATCACCGTAGCTCATCCCAGCGACACTCCATATCCTCGCCGCCCAAAGGGCTGCACTCACCTAGCGGGGCCATAGTGTCCCGGCAACCTAATATGAACAGGGGTGGGTACATGCCCCCAACTCCTACCCCACCCACTAGACTAGACTCTCACGGGGTACCAATGGCTATGACACCTTCTGTATCCCGGCAGAGCAGCTACAGTGGTCATGGATCTTTACCACGAACGTCCATCAAACGGACACCATCGTTAAAGCCCGATGTGCCCCCCAAACCCAATGGTTTTGCACCACAGACTGCACAAATGAGGGCAGTGAACAAGTATAGCTACTGA
- the sema6dl gene encoding sema domain, transmembrane domain (TM), and cytoplasmic domain, (semaphorin) 6D, like isoform X5: protein MGWRELTIDLLLLLLLVASHLEAVSFPEDNIPLDVVDQHYARQYPVFRGRPSGNESQHRLDFQLMTKIHDTLFIAGRDQVYLVSLRESYRNEIIPYRKLTWRSGQADRETCAMKGKHRDECHNFIKVLVPRNDDLVFICGTNGFNPMCRYYRLDNLEFDGEEISGLARCPFDAKQTNVALFADGKLYSATVADFLASDAVIYRSMGDGSALRTIKYDSKWLKEPHFLHAVDYGDFVYFFFREIAAEHNNLGKAVYSRVARICKNDMGGSQRVLEKHWTSFVKARLNCSVPGESFFYFDVLQAITDIININGVPSVVGVFTTQLNSIPGSAVCAFSMADIEKAFRGRFKEQKTPDSVWTPFPEEKLPKPRPGCCAGHGSAESYKTSIEFPDETLQFIKSHPLMDASVPSIGDEPWFTKTRVRYRLTALAVDNSAGPHKNYTVVFIGSEAGIVLKVLAKTSPLSLNDSVLLEEIDVFNQAKCLSSNEDDRRILSFHLDKDTHTLYVAFSSCVVRIPLSRCERHSSCQKSCIASRDPYCGWMSHGACERIPAAMQTGYEQDVEYGNTAHLGDCHGVWEIQAGESNQMVHMNILISCVLAAFLLGAFIAGMVVYCYRDAFLRTPRKIQKDAESAQSCTDSTGSFAKLNGLFDSPVKEYQPTMDTPKLYTNLLSNGREVPTTGDTKTMLLSGQPPELAALPTPESTPVLQQKSLQPIKNQWERAHGKISGSRKDGPPNSPQYLPSSPPPHSTISNPQIPSAVVLPNATHENKASFSTPEGPQAEKKIQNSDQHGSKSGRKDQRRTVDARNTLNDLLKHLNDSNPKAIMVEMPKSRQHLMLEPIVSPTEIPPKVPSREASLYSPSSSLPRNSPTKRLDVPTTPTSPTGQMGTLERQRYHRSSSQRHSISSPPKGLHSPSGAIVSRQPNMNRGGYMPPTPTPPTRLDSHGVPMAMTPSVSRQSSYSGHGSLPRTSIKRTPSLKPDVPPKPNGFAPQTAQMRAVNKYSY from the exons ATGGGGTGGCGAGAACTGACGATTGACCTGCTGCTGCTACTGCTGCTGGTGGCATCCCATCTGGAGGCTGTGAGCTTTCCTGAGGACAACATCCCTTTAGACGTTGTGGACCAACACT ATGCACGACAGTACCCCGTGTTTCGTGGACGTCCCTCTGGCAACGAATCTCAGCACAGACTGGACTTTCAGCTCATGACCAAGATACACGATACGCTTTTCATCGCGGGCAG gGACCAGGTGTATTTAGTGAGTCTGAGAGAGTCCTACAGGAACGAGATTATTCCATACAGG AAGCTGACGTGGCGGTCGGGACAGGCGGACAGGGAAACGTGCGCCATGAAGGGAAAGCACAGA GACGAGTGCCATAATTTCATTAAAGTCCTGGTTCCAAGAAACGATGATCTTGTGTTCATCTGCGGAACAAATGGTTTCAACCCCATGTGCCGTTACTACAGG TTGGATAACTTGGAGTTTGATGGGGAAGAGATCAGCGGTTTGGCCCGATGCCCGTTTGACGCCAAGCAGACGAACGTTGCCCTGTTTGCTG ATGGTAAGCTGTACTCAGCAACAGTGGCAGACTTCCTGGCCAGCGATGCTGTGATTTACCGCAGCATGGGAGATGGTTCTGCCCTTCGCACCATCAAGTATGACTCCAAGTGGTTAAAAG AGCCACACTTTCTCCATGCCGTGGATTATGGggattttgtttacttttttttcagagAAATCGCAGCCGAGCACAACAACTTGGGAAAG GCGGTTTACTCCAGAGTGGCTCGGATCTGTAAAAATGACATGGGAGGGTCTCAGCGGGTGCTGGAAAAACACTGGACATCTTTTGTTAAGGCTCGCCTGAACTGTTCCGTTCCTGGAGAATCGTTTTTCTACTTTGACGTCCTTCAGGCTATTACGGACATCATCAACATTAATGGGGTGCCTTCTGTGGTTGGAGTTTTCACCACCCAGTTGAACAG TATCCCTGGCTCTGCGGTGTGTGCGTTCTCCATGGCAGACATCGAGAAAGCATTCCGTGGCCGTTTCAAAGAGCAAAAGACGCCAGATTCAGTGTGGACACCATTTCCAGAGGAGAAGCTGCCCAAGCCCAG ACCCGGCTGCTGTGCGGGACACGGTTCAGCAGAGTCTTACAAAACCTCCATCGAGTTTCCAGACGAGACCCTTCAGTTCATCAAGTCACACCCACTCATGGACGCCTCAGTCCCCTCCATTGGAGACGAACCGTGGTTCACCAAAACAAGAGTCAG GTACAGGCTCACGGCACTCGCCGTTGATAACAGCGCAGGACCCCACAAGAATTACACAGTGGTTTTCATTGGCTCTGAGGCAGGCATCGTGCTAAAAGTTCTGGCCAAGACATCCCCACTGTCTTTGAATGACAGCGTCCTACTGGAGGAGATTGACGTTTTCAACCAAGCCAA GTGTTTATCCAGCAATGAGGACGATCGGCGAATTCTGTCTTTCCACCTAGATAAAGACACCCACACACTCTATGTGGCCTTTTCCAGCTGTGTGGTCAGAATACCACTCAGCCGCTGTGAACGACACAGTTCCTGTCAAAA GTCTTGCATTGCTTCTAGAGACCCATACTGTGGCTGGATGTCACATGGAGCTTGTGAGCGTATTCCTGCAGCTATGCA AACTGGTTATGAGCAAGATGTTGAATATGGCAACACAGCTCACCTCGGCGATTGTCATG GTGTGTGGGAAATACAAGCAGGTGAATCTAACCAGATGGTGCACATGAATATCCTTATCTCCTGTGTGTTAGCTGCATTTCTGCTTGGTGCATTCATCGCTGGCATGGTCGTTTACTGCTATAGAGATGCCTTCCTTCGCACTCCACGCAAGATCCAAAAAGATGCAGAGTCAGCACAGTCTTGCACTGATTCCACTGGTAGCTTTGCCAAGCTTAACGGTCTGTTCGACAGTCCTGTGAAAGAGTACCAACCAACTATGGATACTCCCAAACTTTACACCAACCTGTTGAGCAATGGGAGGGAGGTGCCAACCACCGGAGACACAAAGACGATGCTCCTGAGTGGACAGCCACCAGAACTAGCAGCACTGCCTACACCCGAGTCCACACCTGTGCTTCAACAGAAGAGCCTTCAGCCAATTAAAAACCAATGGGAGAGAGCTCATGGAAAGATAAGTGGCTCCCGCAAAGATGGGCCACCCAACAGCCCGCAGTACCTTCCCTCCAGTCCCCCTCCCCATTCTACCATCAGCAACCCCCAAATCCCCAGTGCCGTGGTACTGCCCAATGCCACACATGAGAACAAGGCATCCTTCAGTACTCCTGAAGGGCCTCAAGCAGAAAAGAAGATCCAGAATAGTGATCAACATGGTTCCAAATCTGGCCGTAAAGACCAGCGGCGCACTGTGGATGCCAGGAACACGCTGAATGACCTCTTGAAGCATCTGAATGATAGCAACCCAAAGGCCATCATGGTGGAGATGCCCAAATCCCGACAGCACCTGATGCTGGAACCCATTGTAAGCCCAACAGAGATTCCCCCCAAAGTCCCAAGCCGAGAGGCCTCCTTGTACTCTCCCTCTTCCTCTCTGCCCAGGAATAGTCCGACCAAGAGACTGGATGTCCCGACTACACCAACATCGCCCACAGGGCAGATGGGAACTCTCGAGAGACAACGGTATCACCGTAGCTCATCCCAGCGACACTCCATATCCTCGCCGCCCAAAGGGCTGCACTCACCTAGCGGGGCCATAGTGTCCCGGCAACCTAATATGAACAGGGGTGGGTACATGCCCCCAACTCCTACCCCACCCACTAGACTAGACTCTCACGGGGTACCAATGGCTATGACACCTTCTGTATCCCGGCAGAGCAGCTACAGTGGTCATGGATCTTTACCACGAACGTCCATCAAACGGACACCATCGTTAAAGCCCGATGTGCCCCCCAAACCCAATGGTTTTGCACCACAGACTGCACAAATGAGGGCAGTGAACAAGTATAGCTACTGA
- the sema6dl gene encoding sema domain, transmembrane domain (TM), and cytoplasmic domain, (semaphorin) 6D, like isoform X1: MGWRELTIDLLLLLLLVASHLEAVSFPEDNIPLDVVDQHYARQYPVFRGRPSGNESQHRLDFQLMTKIHDTLFIAGRDQVYLVSLRESYRNEIIPYRKLTWRSGQADRETCAMKGKHRDECHNFIKVLVPRNDDLVFICGTNGFNPMCRYYRLDNLEFDGEEISGLARCPFDAKQTNVALFADGKLYSATVADFLASDAVIYRSMGDGSALRTIKYDSKWLKEPHFLHAVDYGDFVYFFFREIAAEHNNLGKAVYSRVARICKNDMGGSQRVLEKHWTSFVKARLNCSVPGESFFYFDVLQAITDIININGVPSVVGVFTTQLNSIPGSAVCAFSMADIEKAFRGRFKEQKTPDSVWTPFPEEKLPKPRPGCCAGHGSAESYKTSIEFPDETLQFIKSHPLMDASVPSIGDEPWFTKTRVRYRLTALAVDNSAGPHKNYTVVFIGSEAGIVLKVLAKTSPLSLNDSVLLEEIDVFNQAKCLSSNEDDRRILSFHLDKDTHTLYVAFSSCVVRIPLSRCERHSSCQKSCIASRDPYCGWMSHGACERIPAAMQTGYEQDVEYGNTAHLGDCHEFLATTSAPDFKSYGDPTSDMELPSSSVTVPATSEPIQSPQTIPTQIPQLFGSRKFVLHDDPATSHSVEHIPGVLEGVWEIQAGESNQMVHMNILISCVLAAFLLGAFIAGMVVYCYRDAFLRTPRKIQKDAESAQSCTDSTGSFAKLNGLFDSPVKEYQPTMDTPKLYTNLLSNGREVPTTGDTKTMLLSGQPPELAALPTPESTPVLQQKSLQPIKNQWERAHGKISGSRKDGPPNSPQYLPSSPPPHSTISNPQIPSAVVLPNATHENKASFSTPEGPQAEKKIQNSDQHGSKSGRKDQRRTVDARNTLNDLLKHLNDSNPKAIMVEMPKSRQHLMLEPIVSPTEIPPKVPSREASLYSPSSSLPRNSPTKRLDVPTTPTSPTGQMGTLERQRYHRSSSQRHSISSPPKGLHSPSGAIVSRQPNMNRGGYMPPTPTPPTRLDSHGVPMAMTPSVSRQSSYSGHGSLPRTSIKRTPSLKPDVPPKPNGFAPQTAQMRAVNKYSY; the protein is encoded by the exons ATGGGGTGGCGAGAACTGACGATTGACCTGCTGCTGCTACTGCTGCTGGTGGCATCCCATCTGGAGGCTGTGAGCTTTCCTGAGGACAACATCCCTTTAGACGTTGTGGACCAACACT ATGCACGACAGTACCCCGTGTTTCGTGGACGTCCCTCTGGCAACGAATCTCAGCACAGACTGGACTTTCAGCTCATGACCAAGATACACGATACGCTTTTCATCGCGGGCAG gGACCAGGTGTATTTAGTGAGTCTGAGAGAGTCCTACAGGAACGAGATTATTCCATACAGG AAGCTGACGTGGCGGTCGGGACAGGCGGACAGGGAAACGTGCGCCATGAAGGGAAAGCACAGA GACGAGTGCCATAATTTCATTAAAGTCCTGGTTCCAAGAAACGATGATCTTGTGTTCATCTGCGGAACAAATGGTTTCAACCCCATGTGCCGTTACTACAGG TTGGATAACTTGGAGTTTGATGGGGAAGAGATCAGCGGTTTGGCCCGATGCCCGTTTGACGCCAAGCAGACGAACGTTGCCCTGTTTGCTG ATGGTAAGCTGTACTCAGCAACAGTGGCAGACTTCCTGGCCAGCGATGCTGTGATTTACCGCAGCATGGGAGATGGTTCTGCCCTTCGCACCATCAAGTATGACTCCAAGTGGTTAAAAG AGCCACACTTTCTCCATGCCGTGGATTATGGggattttgtttacttttttttcagagAAATCGCAGCCGAGCACAACAACTTGGGAAAG GCGGTTTACTCCAGAGTGGCTCGGATCTGTAAAAATGACATGGGAGGGTCTCAGCGGGTGCTGGAAAAACACTGGACATCTTTTGTTAAGGCTCGCCTGAACTGTTCCGTTCCTGGAGAATCGTTTTTCTACTTTGACGTCCTTCAGGCTATTACGGACATCATCAACATTAATGGGGTGCCTTCTGTGGTTGGAGTTTTCACCACCCAGTTGAACAG TATCCCTGGCTCTGCGGTGTGTGCGTTCTCCATGGCAGACATCGAGAAAGCATTCCGTGGCCGTTTCAAAGAGCAAAAGACGCCAGATTCAGTGTGGACACCATTTCCAGAGGAGAAGCTGCCCAAGCCCAG ACCCGGCTGCTGTGCGGGACACGGTTCAGCAGAGTCTTACAAAACCTCCATCGAGTTTCCAGACGAGACCCTTCAGTTCATCAAGTCACACCCACTCATGGACGCCTCAGTCCCCTCCATTGGAGACGAACCGTGGTTCACCAAAACAAGAGTCAG GTACAGGCTCACGGCACTCGCCGTTGATAACAGCGCAGGACCCCACAAGAATTACACAGTGGTTTTCATTGGCTCTGAGGCAGGCATCGTGCTAAAAGTTCTGGCCAAGACATCCCCACTGTCTTTGAATGACAGCGTCCTACTGGAGGAGATTGACGTTTTCAACCAAGCCAA GTGTTTATCCAGCAATGAGGACGATCGGCGAATTCTGTCTTTCCACCTAGATAAAGACACCCACACACTCTATGTGGCCTTTTCCAGCTGTGTGGTCAGAATACCACTCAGCCGCTGTGAACGACACAGTTCCTGTCAAAA GTCTTGCATTGCTTCTAGAGACCCATACTGTGGCTGGATGTCACATGGAGCTTGTGAGCGTATTCCTGCAGCTATGCA AACTGGTTATGAGCAAGATGTTGAATATGGCAACACAGCTCACCTCGGCGATTGTCATG AATTTTTGGCCACTACATCAGCGCCAGATTTCAAATCATATGGCGACCCAACCTCTG ACATGGAGTTGCCATCATCGTCAGTCACAGTGCCCGCGACCTCTGAACCCATACAATCACCCCAAACCATCCCCACTCAGATACCCCAACTCTTTGGCTCACGGAAATTTGTGCTCCATGATGACCCAGCCACTTCACATTCTGTTGAGCATATACCAGGTGTGCTGGAGG GTGTGTGGGAAATACAAGCAGGTGAATCTAACCAGATGGTGCACATGAATATCCTTATCTCCTGTGTGTTAGCTGCATTTCTGCTTGGTGCATTCATCGCTGGCATGGTCGTTTACTGCTATAGAGATGCCTTCCTTCGCACTCCACGCAAGATCCAAAAAGATGCAGAGTCAGCACAGTCTTGCACTGATTCCACTGGTAGCTTTGCCAAGCTTAACGGTCTGTTCGACAGTCCTGTGAAAGAGTACCAACCAACTATGGATACTCCCAAACTTTACACCAACCTGTTGAGCAATGGGAGGGAGGTGCCAACCACCGGAGACACAAAGACGATGCTCCTGAGTGGACAGCCACCAGAACTAGCAGCACTGCCTACACCCGAGTCCACACCTGTGCTTCAACAGAAGAGCCTTCAGCCAATTAAAAACCAATGGGAGAGAGCTCATGGAAAGATAAGTGGCTCCCGCAAAGATGGGCCACCCAACAGCCCGCAGTACCTTCCCTCCAGTCCCCCTCCCCATTCTACCATCAGCAACCCCCAAATCCCCAGTGCCGTGGTACTGCCCAATGCCACACATGAGAACAAGGCATCCTTCAGTACTCCTGAAGGGCCTCAAGCAGAAAAGAAGATCCAGAATAGTGATCAACATGGTTCCAAATCTGGCCGTAAAGACCAGCGGCGCACTGTGGATGCCAGGAACACGCTGAATGACCTCTTGAAGCATCTGAATGATAGCAACCCAAAGGCCATCATGGTGGAGATGCCCAAATCCCGACAGCACCTGATGCTGGAACCCATTGTAAGCCCAACAGAGATTCCCCCCAAAGTCCCAAGCCGAGAGGCCTCCTTGTACTCTCCCTCTTCCTCTCTGCCCAGGAATAGTCCGACCAAGAGACTGGATGTCCCGACTACACCAACATCGCCCACAGGGCAGATGGGAACTCTCGAGAGACAACGGTATCACCGTAGCTCATCCCAGCGACACTCCATATCCTCGCCGCCCAAAGGGCTGCACTCACCTAGCGGGGCCATAGTGTCCCGGCAACCTAATATGAACAGGGGTGGGTACATGCCCCCAACTCCTACCCCACCCACTAGACTAGACTCTCACGGGGTACCAATGGCTATGACACCTTCTGTATCCCGGCAGAGCAGCTACAGTGGTCATGGATCTTTACCACGAACGTCCATCAAACGGACACCATCGTTAAAGCCCGATGTGCCCCCCAAACCCAATGGTTTTGCACCACAGACTGCACAAATGAGGGCAGTGAACAAGTATAGCTACTGA